Proteins encoded in a region of the Salvelinus fontinalis isolate EN_2023a unplaced genomic scaffold, ASM2944872v1 scaffold_0246, whole genome shotgun sequence genome:
- the LOC129844895 gene encoding zinc finger protein 239-like — MKEHLAVSKPANLKRHERIHTGEKLYHCSQCGKSFNDLGNLKKHERIHTGEKPYHCSQCGKRFNDLGNLKKHERIHTVEKPYHCSQCGKGVSQSANLKRHERIHTGEKPYHCSQCVKSYNHLRSLKVHEIIHTREKPYHCSQCGKGFNRPGDLKRHERIHTGEKPYHCSQCGKSFTQPGDLKRHERIHTGENPYHCSQCGKFFSRYNHLKNLKVHEIIHTGGKPYHCSQCGKGFNWPADLKLHERIHTGEKPYHCSKCGNEFHPAGGAETA, encoded by the exons ATGAAGGAGCACCTTGCCGTAAG CAAGCCGGCGAATCTGAAAcggcacgagagaatacacacaggggagaagctttaccactgctcccagtgcggaaagagttttaacgatttagggaacctgaaaaaacatgagagaatacacacaggggagaagccttaccactgctcccagtgcggAAAGCGTTTTAACGATTTAGGGAACCTGaaaaaacatgagagaatacacacagttgagaagccttaccactgctcccagtgtggaaagggtgTCAGCCAGTCGGCGAATCTGAaacggcatgagagaatacacacaggggagaagccttaccactgctcccagtgtgtaAAGAGTTATAACCATTTAAGGAGCTTGAAAGTTCATGAGATAATACACAcaagggagaagccttaccactgctcccagtgtggaaagggtttCAACCGGCCTGGGGATCTGAAAcggcacgagagaatacacacaggggagaagccttaccactgctcccagtgcggAAAGAGTTTCACCCAGCCGGGGGACCTGAaacggcatgagagaatacacacaggggagaatccttaccactgctcacAGTGTGGAAAGTTTTTCAGCCG ttatAACCATTTAAAGAACTTGAAAGTTcatgagataatacacacaggggggaagccttaccactgctcccagtgtggaaagggtttCAACTGGCCTGCGGATCTGAAActgcatgagagaatacacacaggggagaagccttaccactgctccaaATGTGGAAATGAGTTTCACCCAGCCGGGGGAGCTGAaacggcatga